Proteins from a genomic interval of Drosophila willistoni isolate 14030-0811.24 chromosome 2L unlocalized genomic scaffold, UCI_dwil_1.1 Seg139, whole genome shotgun sequence:
- the LOC6638293 gene encoding myb-like protein AA isoform X3, giving the protein MRRVHSTQSSIQLKHINKQSKHRQSLYSIEFGGSSDTIRHGSHSMGLGDPRGDQNGGELSPKPMTPRRVKRRSVMARGTQGRQSNGAGGGGSSRRSHHGSSGTLRSKHGGGGGPDSSSGSYARSSTRSSRRKYHQNPVTKLMDQQQQQMQQQQPHLGSFHRQDKLSLTASNLQSLNDDIMNNTNNVSGSQLGSLGKSNSQYYNSYRKNIPLDPIYYNTNGRGILDDLEEPSSPTLMPPPPPIALQGGGHYNPSYQHSTTHLNDVGGPGGQQQQQQQHHHHHHHHPHGDELYNNRPPSVRSSYSNFHGSRPLSTTYTNTENVFAGLGGAAASPPQPPCTPPLYQQHPLHQQQQQQQLQHHQQQQQQHYLPPPPLEPSPAYVSTMSFSKRTASRESIRSMAFLNNGPPAYNLNYHTPPDSETTM; this is encoded by the exons ATGCGAAGAGTCCACAGCACACAGTCGTCCATCCAAT TGAAGCACATTAACAAACAGTCCAAACATCGTCAGTCGCTGTATTCGATTGAATTTGGCGGCAGTAGCGATACCATACGACATGGCAGTCATTCAATGGGTCTGGGAGATCCGCGTGGCGATCAGAATGGCGGCGAATTGAGTCCCAAACCGATGACACCGCGACGAGTTAAGAGACGTTCGGTAATGGCACGTGGCACCCAGGGACGACAATCGAATGGTGCTGGTGGCGGCGGCAGTAGTAGGCGCTCCCATCATGGTTCTAGTGGGACATTGAGATCAAAAcatggcggcggcggtggtccAGATAGTAGCAGTGGCAGCTATGCTCGCAGTAGTACACGCAGTTCGAGGCGTAAATACCATCAGAATCCGGTGACCAAGCTAATggatcagcagcaacaacaaatgcagcaacagcagccgcaTTTGGGTTCATTCCATCGTCAGGATAAGCTCAGTTTGACAGCCTCGAATTTGCAGTCACTGAATGATGATATTATGAATAATACGAATAATGTGTCGGGCAGCCAATTGGGCAGTCTGGGTAAGAGCAATAGTCAATATTATAATAGCTATCGCAAGAACATTCCACTGGATCCCATTTACTATAATACAAATGGTCGTGGCATTTTGGATGATCTAGAAGAGCCAAGTTCACCCACTTTAATGCCACCACCGCCGCCCATTGCTTTGCAGGGTGGTGGACATTATAATCCCAGTTATCAACACTCTACCACACATTTAAATGATGTGGGTGGACCTGGtggacaacagcaacaacaacaacaacatcatcaccatcatcatcatcatccacatGGCGATGAGTTGTATAATAATCGTCCACCTTCAGTACGTTCCAGTTATTCGAATTTCCATGGATCAAGGCCGCTTTCAACGACCTATACCAATACGGAAAATGTTTTTGCTGGCTTGGGTGGAGCAGCAGCTAGTCCGCCGCAACCGCCATGTACACCGCCGCTTTATCAGCAACATCCGttgcatcagcagcagcagcaacagcaactacaacaccatcagcaacaacaacaacaacattatttGCCTCCGCCTCCCTTAGAGCCATCTCCTGCCTATGTAAGCACCATGTCATTCTCAAAACGTACAGCTTCTCGCGAGAGTATACGTTCCATGGCATTTCTTAACAACGGACCGCCAGCCTACAATCTAAACTATCACACGCCCCCCGATTCGGAAACTACCATGTGA
- the LOC6638293 gene encoding sodium/potassium-transporting ATPase subunit beta-1-interacting protein isoform X1 translates to MGSCTRRHFLLSTCFLQMITIIERQVFDFLGYMWAPILVNFFHILFIIFGFYGAYHFRVKYIITYLIWNFLWIGWNAFLICFYLNVGELDRESDLLNLGTGSVSWFEANGYGCKPTYNITSDDPFRPMRPERVDGCLLDYTLMEIIHSGVQCALALLGILGAILISCIFLDEDDRFDFMNGDAKSPQHTVVHPMYVSYTSIPTTSASATMQSNKQLQQFYHHQPQQQQLHNSYSKQSMSNYSKNSNNNNNSNNNTLNNNNNNKQHRLQQQQSPDMTNNQATNASLLYQHYPHQQQQHQNQHHPPQIHSHTHSHQPQPHPYLTQRTSGESSSTNNSLSRSQRRQQQRSHQTTTTRAQISPMSAQTTPSLSYASLQNSNPYLANNSLNNSNYSIFQGETITPQGSGPSGGHFARIHHKPKAPRQSINAASSSSPIKFSQLSIERRLSRNLVEEEDDDDDNFSLQQLSPSNNGITYVPFQSPTPNGLFVGENNNDQHLQQQSHLVFPSSPNNNLNYQQNGLPSPLRVHRQLTRPTQIPLPTVPMHSCHEEENEADEEVEEEEPIQEHILTPPPPPRPHIYFHQRLGQAPYPDLSPEIAEKYSMPTQHVAMPGGSGAGGPPPHGSPMVRRNPRSQRPRQQANFCDQIRDTPPGYIVRTQSDDRLMDEGSEEAAPRVNRRKSRARPRSFCNSIVGVQA, encoded by the exons ATAACGATTATCGAAAGGCAGGTATTCGATTTTCTCGGATACATGTGGGCACCCATCCTGGTTAACttttttcatatattattCATTATATTTGGATTTTATGGCGCATATCATTTTAGAGTGAAATATATTATAACC TATCTCATATGGAATTTCCTATGGATTGGTTGGAATGCTTTCCTCATTTGTTTCTATTTAAATGTTGGTGAATTAGATAGG GAAAGCGATTTGCTTAACCTGGGCACTGGCAGCGTTTCCTGGTTCGAAGCGAATGGCTATGGCTGCAAGCCCACTTATAATATAACCTCAGATGATCCATTTCGTCCAATGCGTCCGGAACGTGTGGATGGATGTCTGTTGGATTATACTCTAATGGAGATCATACATTCGGGAGTGCAGTGTGCGTTGGCG CTGCTGGGTATACTTGGTGCGATTCTGATCAGCTGCATATTTCTCGATGAGGACGACAGAT TCGATTTCATGAACGGCGATGCGAAGAGTCCACAGCACACAGTCGTCCATCCAATGTACGTGAGCTATACAAGTATACCAACAACTTCTGCAAGCGCCACAATGCAATCAAATAAGCAACTGCAGCAATTCTATCATCAtcagccacaacaacaacaactacacaaCAGCTACAGCAAACAATCCATGAGCAACTATAGcaaaaatagcaacaacaacaacaacagcaataataatacactcaacaacaataataataataagcagCATCgcctgcaacaacaacaatcgccAGACATGACAAATAACCAAGCAACAAATGCATCACTACTATACCAACACTATccacatcagcaacagcaacaccaaaaCCAACACCATCCACCACAGATACATTCCCATACCCATTCCCATCAGCCACAACCACATCCATATCTAACCCAACGCACTAGCGGCGAgagcagcagcaccaacaatAGTCTGAGTCGCAGCCAGCGACGCCAACAGCAGCGCTCTCATCAGACAACCACCACACGAGCTCAGATTAGTCCCATGTCCGCCCAGACAACACCCTCTTTGTCGTATGCCTCGTTGCAGAATTCGAATCCCTATCTGGCCAATAATTCGCTAAATAATAGCAACTATAGCATATTCCAGGGTGAGACAATTACCCCACAGGGGTCAGGTCCAAGCGGTGGTCACTTTGCCCGCATACATCATAAGCCGAAGGCTCCAAGGCAATCGATTAACGCcgcgtcatcatcatcgcccATCAAGTTTTCACAATTGTCGATTGAGCGGCGTTTGTCGCGTAATCTCGTCGAGGaagaggatgatgatgatgataatttCTCGCTGCAGCAGCTCTCGCCCAGCAATAATGGCATCACATATGTGCCCTTTCAGAGTCCCACACCAAATGGTTTATTTGTGGGGGAGAATAATAATGATCAGCATTTGCAGCAGCAAAGTCATTTGGTTTTCCCATCAAGcccaaataataatttaaattatcaaCAGAATGGTTTACCTTCACCCTTAAGGGTACATCGTCAGTTGACCAGACCCACTCAGATTCCACTGCCTACAGTGCCCATGCATAGCTGTCACGAGGAAGAGAATGAAGCGGACGAagaggtggaggaggaggagccgATTCAAGAGCATATTTTAACTCCACCACCGCCACCTCGTCCGCATATCTATTTCCATCAGCGTTTGGGCCAGGCTCCCTATCCAGATCTCTCGCCCGAAATAGCTGAGAAATATTCCATGCCCACTCAGCATGTGGCAATGCCTGGTGGTTCAGGTGCAGGTGGTCCGCCACCGCATGGTTCACCCATGGTGCGACGTAATCCCCGTAGTCAACGACCACGCCAACAGGCAAATTTCTGCGATCAAATACGCGATACTCCGCCTGGTTATATAGTGCGTACCCAGAGCGATGATCGGCTAATGGATGAGGGCAGTGAGGAGGCAGCTCCACGTGTCAATCGACGCAAAAGCCGTGCACGTCCACGTTCATTCTGCAATTCCATAGTAGGTGTGCAGGCCTAA
- the LOC6638293 gene encoding probable serine/threonine-protein kinase mps1 isoform X2 — MGSCTRRHFLLSTCFLQMITIIERQVFDFLGYMWAPILVNFFHILFIIFGFYGAYHFRVKYIITYLIWNFLWIGWNAFLICFYLNVGELDRESDLLNLGTGSVSWFEANGYGCKPTYNITSDDPFRPMRPERVDGCLLDYTLMEIIHSGVQCALALLGILGAILISCIFLDEDDRLKHINKQSKHRQSLYSIEFGGSSDTIRHGSHSMGLGDPRGDQNGGELSPKPMTPRRVKRRSVMARGTQGRQSNGAGGGGSSRRSHHGSSGTLRSKHGGGGGPDSSSGSYARSSTRSSRRKYHQNPVTKLMDQQQQQMQQQQPHLGSFHRQDKLSLTASNLQSLNDDIMNNTNNVSGSQLGSLGKSNSQYYNSYRKNIPLDPIYYNTNGRGILDDLEEPSSPTLMPPPPPIALQGGGHYNPSYQHSTTHLNDVGGPGGQQQQQQQHHHHHHHHPHGDELYNNRPPSVRSSYSNFHGSRPLSTTYTNTENVFAGLGGAAASPPQPPCTPPLYQQHPLHQQQQQQQLQHHQQQQQQHYLPPPPLEPSPAYVSTMSFSKRTASRESIRSMAFLNNGPPAYNLNYHTPPDSETTM; from the exons ATAACGATTATCGAAAGGCAGGTATTCGATTTTCTCGGATACATGTGGGCACCCATCCTGGTTAACttttttcatatattattCATTATATTTGGATTTTATGGCGCATATCATTTTAGAGTGAAATATATTATAACC TATCTCATATGGAATTTCCTATGGATTGGTTGGAATGCTTTCCTCATTTGTTTCTATTTAAATGTTGGTGAATTAGATAGG GAAAGCGATTTGCTTAACCTGGGCACTGGCAGCGTTTCCTGGTTCGAAGCGAATGGCTATGGCTGCAAGCCCACTTATAATATAACCTCAGATGATCCATTTCGTCCAATGCGTCCGGAACGTGTGGATGGATGTCTGTTGGATTATACTCTAATGGAGATCATACATTCGGGAGTGCAGTGTGCGTTGGCG CTGCTGGGTATACTTGGTGCGATTCTGATCAGCTGCATATTTCTCGATGAGGACGACAGAT TGAAGCACATTAACAAACAGTCCAAACATCGTCAGTCGCTGTATTCGATTGAATTTGGCGGCAGTAGCGATACCATACGACATGGCAGTCATTCAATGGGTCTGGGAGATCCGCGTGGCGATCAGAATGGCGGCGAATTGAGTCCCAAACCGATGACACCGCGACGAGTTAAGAGACGTTCGGTAATGGCACGTGGCACCCAGGGACGACAATCGAATGGTGCTGGTGGCGGCGGCAGTAGTAGGCGCTCCCATCATGGTTCTAGTGGGACATTGAGATCAAAAcatggcggcggcggtggtccAGATAGTAGCAGTGGCAGCTATGCTCGCAGTAGTACACGCAGTTCGAGGCGTAAATACCATCAGAATCCGGTGACCAAGCTAATggatcagcagcaacaacaaatgcagcaacagcagccgcaTTTGGGTTCATTCCATCGTCAGGATAAGCTCAGTTTGACAGCCTCGAATTTGCAGTCACTGAATGATGATATTATGAATAATACGAATAATGTGTCGGGCAGCCAATTGGGCAGTCTGGGTAAGAGCAATAGTCAATATTATAATAGCTATCGCAAGAACATTCCACTGGATCCCATTTACTATAATACAAATGGTCGTGGCATTTTGGATGATCTAGAAGAGCCAAGTTCACCCACTTTAATGCCACCACCGCCGCCCATTGCTTTGCAGGGTGGTGGACATTATAATCCCAGTTATCAACACTCTACCACACATTTAAATGATGTGGGTGGACCTGGtggacaacagcaacaacaacaacaacatcatcaccatcatcatcatcatccacatGGCGATGAGTTGTATAATAATCGTCCACCTTCAGTACGTTCCAGTTATTCGAATTTCCATGGATCAAGGCCGCTTTCAACGACCTATACCAATACGGAAAATGTTTTTGCTGGCTTGGGTGGAGCAGCAGCTAGTCCGCCGCAACCGCCATGTACACCGCCGCTTTATCAGCAACATCCGttgcatcagcagcagcagcaacagcaactacaacaccatcagcaacaacaacaacaacattatttGCCTCCGCCTCCCTTAGAGCCATCTCCTGCCTATGTAAGCACCATGTCATTCTCAAAACGTACAGCTTCTCGCGAGAGTATACGTTCCATGGCATTTCTTAACAACGGACCGCCAGCCTACAATCTAAACTATCACACGCCCCCCGATTCGGAAACTACCATGTGA
- the LOC6638293 gene encoding sodium/potassium-transporting ATPase subunit beta-1-interacting protein isoform X5, whose amino-acid sequence MGSCTRRHFLLSTCFLQMITIIERQVFDFLGYMWAPILVNFFHILFIIFGFYGAYHFRVKYIITYLIWNFLWIGWNAFLICFYLNVGELDRESDLLNLGTGSVSWFEANGYGCKPTYNITSDDPFRPMRPERVDGCLLDYTLMEIIHSGVQCALALLGILGAILISCIFLDEDDRFDFMNGDAKSPQHTVVHPIEAH is encoded by the exons ATAACGATTATCGAAAGGCAGGTATTCGATTTTCTCGGATACATGTGGGCACCCATCCTGGTTAACttttttcatatattattCATTATATTTGGATTTTATGGCGCATATCATTTTAGAGTGAAATATATTATAACC TATCTCATATGGAATTTCCTATGGATTGGTTGGAATGCTTTCCTCATTTGTTTCTATTTAAATGTTGGTGAATTAGATAGG GAAAGCGATTTGCTTAACCTGGGCACTGGCAGCGTTTCCTGGTTCGAAGCGAATGGCTATGGCTGCAAGCCCACTTATAATATAACCTCAGATGATCCATTTCGTCCAATGCGTCCGGAACGTGTGGATGGATGTCTGTTGGATTATACTCTAATGGAGATCATACATTCGGGAGTGCAGTGTGCGTTGGCG CTGCTGGGTATACTTGGTGCGATTCTGATCAGCTGCATATTTCTCGATGAGGACGACAGAT TCGATTTCATGAACGGCGATGCGAAGAGTCCACAGCACACAGTCGTCCATCCAAT TGAAGCACATTAA
- the LOC6638293 gene encoding sodium/potassium-transporting ATPase subunit beta-1-interacting protein isoform X4, protein MGSCTRRHFLLSTCFLQMITIIERQVFDFLGYMWAPILVNFFHILFIIFGFYGAYHFRVKYIITYLIWNFLWIGWNAFLICFYLNVGELDRESDLLNLGTGSVSWFEANGYGCKPTYNITSDDPFRPMRPERVDGCLLDYTLMEIIHSGVQCALALLGILGAILISCIFLDEDDRFDFMNGDAKSPQHTVVHPMCCFCLRSHHSPSHLLNQTLCICVLLLLLVLCCV, encoded by the exons ATAACGATTATCGAAAGGCAGGTATTCGATTTTCTCGGATACATGTGGGCACCCATCCTGGTTAACttttttcatatattattCATTATATTTGGATTTTATGGCGCATATCATTTTAGAGTGAAATATATTATAACC TATCTCATATGGAATTTCCTATGGATTGGTTGGAATGCTTTCCTCATTTGTTTCTATTTAAATGTTGGTGAATTAGATAGG GAAAGCGATTTGCTTAACCTGGGCACTGGCAGCGTTTCCTGGTTCGAAGCGAATGGCTATGGCTGCAAGCCCACTTATAATATAACCTCAGATGATCCATTTCGTCCAATGCGTCCGGAACGTGTGGATGGATGTCTGTTGGATTATACTCTAATGGAGATCATACATTCGGGAGTGCAGTGTGCGTTGGCG CTGCTGGGTATACTTGGTGCGATTCTGATCAGCTGCATATTTCTCGATGAGGACGACAGAT TCGATTTCATGAACGGCGATGCGAAGAGTCCACAGCACACAGTCGTCCATCCAAT gtGCTGCTTCTGCCTCCGCTCTCACCATTCTCCATCCCATTTACTAAATCAAACCTTATGCATatgtgtgttgttgttattgctcgTTTTGTGTTGTGTCTAA
- the LOC6638145 gene encoding angiotensin-converting enzyme: MWLQGWLLLLPILLGLANIINASTAGNHTLNYEAKTQRILDRATQRIRSIYDMKRRIFLQLTLKGKSPLGGQAPSKLEVEMETYRLLYEVAANLSVVPVEQLSDPLMRRRVQRLSKLQLQGLRPADYEQAKDLLRTMHNFVNGPLVCPGEDCSARKPLAMYPQIMNMNMRTKNYKDLLENWVNWRRTINDKITAKNTFIDYVRLLRIAATYNGHVTPSRTWYLYYDTENFQAELEAVVWEIMPLYRELHGYLRHEVQRAYPKADMKNDGAISAPIMDQILSQDWYSHQFFQTPHPSKEHQLPSVVRRLEEVLVTPVKINKKATEFFESLGLNHMSDGFYDRYARRMNDDEGGPDCKPQVYYFPPDVALRYCPKLDYKKMMQVHGVMCELQYNLYKRNLPFGLDSEPCPGFGNALAETAVLASGTPRHLHRLHILLNESLTEEQSLNRLFRMGVHTLLAVPQYFINDKFLVDVMDGRIVVKDYNCAYWNLQDKYAGVQAPLWRTAKDFDPDFKFYRGLNPETSNTKKFLAEILGFQFYRSFCLASGQYKPGDPKFPLHNCDFYDSKAAGKMIKDMMEFGSTKHWRDIMEIATGERKLSGRGVLEYFAPLFTWLKERNKQLDIEPGWDAEDFCPKE, from the exons ATGTGGTTACAGGGTTGGCTTCTTTTGCTGCCAATTCTGTTGGGTTTGGCTAATATTATCAATGCCTCCACCGCTGGAAATCATACGCTAAACTATGAAGCGAAAACTCAACGGATTTTAGATCGAGCCACCCAACGAATACGTTCAATATACGATATGAAGCGACGGATTTTTCTTCAACTAACATTAAAGGGAAAATCGCCGCTTGGTGGCCAGGCACCTAGTAAATTGGAGGTGGAAATGGAAACCTATCGTTTGCTCTATGAGGTGGCCGCCAATCTCAGCGTGGTGCCAGTGGAGCAACTCTCAGATCCTTTAATGCGTCGCAGGGTTCAACGTTTGTCCAAGTTGCAACTGCAAGGACTACGTCCTGCAGATTACGAACAGGCCAAGGATTTGCTAAGAACTATGCATAATTTTGTAAATGGTCCTTTGGTTTGTCCAGGAGAAGATTGCTCAGCTCGTAAGCCCTTGGCCATGTATCCACAGATTATGAACATGAATATGAGAACGAAAAACTATAAAGATTTATTGGAGAACTGGGTTAACTGGCGTCGGACAATCAATGACAAAATAACGGCCAAGAACACGTTCATAGACTATGTGCGATTGCTGCGTATTGCAGCCACGTATAATGGGCACGTTACACCATCTCGTACTTGGTATTTGTACTACGATACAGAGAACTTCCAGGCCGAACTGGAGGCAGTGGTGTGGGAGATAATGCCACTGTATAGGGAACTTCATGGCTATTTGCGACACGAAGTGCAGCGTGCCTATCCCAAGGCGGATATGAAAAATGATGGTGCCATATCGGCGCCAATAATGGATCAAATCTTATCACAGGATTGGTATTCCCATCAATTTTTCCAAACACCACATCCAAGCAAAGAGCATCAATTGCCATCGGTGGTAAGACGACTTGAAGAGGTTCTTGTGACTCCcgtaaaaatcaataaaaaggCAACTGAATTCTTCGAATCTTTGGGTCTCAATCATATGTCCGA CGGCTTCTATGATCGGTATGCTCGACGCATGAACGACGATGAAGGCGGTCCTGATTGTAAGCCACAAGTTTACTATTTTCCACCTGATGTTGCCTTGAGATATTGCCCGAAATTGGACTACAAGAAGATGATGCAAGTCCATGGTGTTATGTGCGAATTGCAATATAATCTTTATAAACGAAATCTGCCATTTGGTCTGGACTCGGAACCTTGTCCAGGATTTGGTAATGCTTTGGCTGAAACAGCTGTCCTTGCCTCGGGCACACCAAGACATTTGCATCGTCTGCATATTCTGCTCAACGAAAGCCTTACCGAAGAGCAATCCCTAAATCGTCTCTTCCGCATGGGTGTCCACACTCTGCTAGCTGTTCCTCAGTACTTTATCAATGACAAGTTCCTCGTCGATGTCATGGACGGACGCATTGTTGTGAAGGACTACAATTGTGCCTACTGGAATCTTCAAGATAAATATGCCGGCGTCCAAGCCCCACTGTGGCGTACGGCCAAAGATTTTGATCCTGATTTCAAATTCTATCGTGGTCTCAATCCCGAAACTTCGAATACCAA AAAATTTTTAGCGGAAATTCTTGGTTTTCAGTTCTATCGTTCATTCTGTCTGGCCAGTGGACAATACAAGCCAGGAGATCCCAAATTTCCTCTACACAATTGTGATTTCTATGACAGCAAGGCGGCTGGTAAAATGATAAAGGACATGATGGAATTTGGCTCGACAAAACATTGGCGTGACATAATGGAAATAGCCACAGGCGAACGGAAACTGAGTGGACGCGGCGTATTAGAATACTTTGCCCCGCTCTTCACCTGGCTCAAAGAGCGTAATAAACAATTGGACATTGAGCCTGGCTGGGATGCCGAAGATT TTTGTCCCAAGGAATAA